Proteins from a genomic interval of Apteryx mantelli isolate bAptMan1 chromosome 5, bAptMan1.hap1, whole genome shotgun sequence:
- the PGM2 gene encoding phosphopentomutase: MAARSSAGDAALSRAAAQWLLWDKNPKTSAIVKQLVAEGNAGVLQKYFGSRMEFGTAGLRAAMGAGISHMNDLTIIQTTQGFCRYLEKNFSDLKKRGVVIGFDARAHPSSGGSSKRFARLAANTFISQGVPVYLFSDITPTPFVPYTVTHLKLCAGIMVTASHNPKQDNGYKVYWENGAQIISPHDKGISEAIEENQEPWPQAWDDKLDSSLLLHDPYATISKDYFKDIQKHCFHRNINKETKLKFVHTSVHGVGHKFVQLAFKAFDLCPPFAVLEQKDPDPEFPTVKYPNPEEGKGVLTLSFALAEKDGAKIILANDPDADRLAVAEKQEGGEWKVFSGNELGALLGWWIFTCWKNQNQNACAIKDVYMLSSTVSSKILRAIALKEGFHFEETLTGFKWMGNRAKQLMDQGKAVLFAFEEAIGYMCCPAVLDKDGVSAAVITAEMASFLATRNLSLSQQLKAVYDEYGFHITKASYFICHDPKIIEQLFENLRNYDGKNTYPKFCGRFKISGIRDLTTGYDSSQPDRKAILPTSKSSQMITFTFANGGVATMRTSGTEPKIKYYSELCAPPGNSDVEQLKKELDELINALEKQFFQPEKNNLQRKTE, translated from the exons AATCCAAAAACTTCTGCAATAGTGAAGCAGCTGGTTGCTGAAGGAAATGCAGGAGTACTACAGAAATATTTTGGCTCGCGGATGGAGTTTGGCACAGCAGGGCTCAGAGCTGCCATGGGAGCAGGAATTTCTCACATGAATGACCTGACCATTATCCAGACAACCCAG GGATTTTGCAGATACCTTGAAAAGAATTTCAGTGACCTGAAAAAGAGAGGAGTTGTGATTGGTTTTGATGCTCGTGCCCATCCTTCAAGTGGAGGTAGTAGTAAAAG GTTTGCAAGACTTGCTGCTAATACTTTCATCAGTCAGGGAGTTCCAGTTTACCTGTTCTCTGATATAACACCAACTCCTTTTGTG CCATACACAGTAACTCATCTGAAGCTTTGTGCTGGAATTATGGTTACTGCTTCCCATAACCCAAAACAAGATAATGGTTACAAG GTTTACTGGGAGAATGGTGCTCAGATTATTTCCCCTCATGACAAAGGAATTTCTGAGGCCATTGAGGAGAATCAAGAGCCATGGCCTCAAGCTTGGGATGACAAACTTGACAGCAGCCTGCTACTTCATGATCCATATGCCACTATCAGTAAGGACTATTTCAAAGACATACAGAAACACTGCTTTCACAG GAATATAAACAAGGAAACAAAGCTGAAATTTGTTCATACTTCTGTGCATGGCGTAGGTCATAAATTTGTGCAGTTGGCCTTCAAGGCATTTGACCTTTGCCCTCCTTTTGCTGTTCTGGAGCAGAAGGATCCTGATCCAGAATTTCCCACAGTGAAGTATCCAAATCCTGAAGAAGGCAAGGGTGTtctg ACACTATCTTTTGCTTTGGCTGAGAAGGATGGGGCAAAAATCATTTTGGCAAATGATCCCGATGCTGATCGACTTGCAGTGGCAGAGAAACAAGAAGG tGGTGAATGGAAAGTGTTTTCTGGAAATGAGCTGGGAGCTCTTTTAGGCTGGTGGATCTTCACTTGTTGGAAAAATCAAAATCAGAATGCTTGTGCCATTAAAGATGTCTACATGTTATCCAGTACTGTTTCTTCCAAAATCCTGAGAGCAATTGCATTGAAGGAGGGTTTTCACTTTGAA GAAACATTGACAGGTTTTAAGTGGATGGGGAACCGTGCCAAACAGCTTATGGATCAGGGGAAGGCTGTTCTATTTGCATTTGAAGAGGCTATag GGTATATGTGCTGTCCTGCTGTTCTGGACAAAGATGGTGTCAGTGCTGCTGTCATAACTGCAGAGATGGCTAGCTTTCTGGCAACCAGGAATTTGTCTTTGTCTCAGCAGCTGAAAGCTGTCTATGATGA ATACGGCTTCCATATTACCAAAGCTTCATATTTCATCTGCCATGATCCTAAAATTATTGAACAGCTTTTTGAGAACCTTAGAAACTATGATGGAAAAAACACTTACCCAAAATTCTGTGGCAGATTTAAGATTTCTGGAATAAGGGATCTAACTACTGGatatgacagcagccagccagATCGAAAGGCT ATACTTCCCACTAGTAAAAGTAGCCAAATGATAACATTTACTTTTGCTAATGGAGGAGTGGCCACTATGAGAACCAGTGGGACAGAACCAAAAATCAAATACTACTCTGAACTTTGTGCACCTCCTGGAAACAG TGATGTTGAGCAGCTGAAGAAGGAATTAGATGAATTGATCAACGCTCTTGAAAAACAATTCTTTCAACCAGAAAAAAACAATCTTCAAAGAAAGACAGagtaa